Within Thermoplasmata archaeon, the genomic segment CAAGTATCTGAACGAGTACCACGTGAACATCGATGCCGCCAAAAGGGGCATCATAAGGAAGTACGGGGGGACCGACACGGCCACCTTCGTCACCGGCAACTCACTTGTGAAGAAGATCTCCGAACTCACGGGTTCGGAGCAGAACGTGGACATCACGGCCAAGGTGGTATTCGTTGACAACAAGGAAATCACAGTCAAGGGTCTGCCCAAGCAGATCATATCAGGTATCCTTGCGGACGAGACAGGATCGGTGTCCTTCACAGTCTGGGAGCCGGGAGCGCTCGTACTCGCGAAAGGATCGGTATACCACTTCAGGAACTGCTACTGCAAGACCTGGAACGACAAGGCCCAGGTCAATCTGGGCAACCGCGGTAAGGTCGAACCCGCCGACGGAGTGAAGATCGACCTTCCCGAAAGGCAGATAACAGCCGCACCCACAGAGATCAAGATCGGAAAGATCAAGGAAGGCATGGGCAGCGTCACGGTCACCGGTAAGATAATCTCCGTAGAGACCAGGGAGATCACTGCCAAAGGGGAACAGAAGACAGTCTACTCGGGAATCATCGCCGATGACACCGGGAAGATACAGTTCTCGGCATGGAGCGACTTCGGCCTCAAAGAAGGGGAGTCCCTGTGCATCCAGAATGCCTACATCAGGTCATGGAAGGGCATCCCCCAGCTCAATCTGGGCGACAGGTGCGAAGTGAGCCGCGTGGATGAGGTCACCGATATCGTTGACACATCCGCCAACATGAAGACGGTCGACGAGATCACCAGGATAGGCGGCGGACTGGACATAACATTGGAAGGTCTGGTCGTGGACGTCCGCCAGGGAAGCGGTATCATCAGGAGATGCCCCCAGTGCAACCGTTCCATGCTCAACGGCGCGTGCACCACCCACGGAATCGTAGAAGGCGTGATGGATCTGAGGCTCAAGGTCGTCATCGACGACGGTACCGGAGCCATCGGCGCCATCATTAACAAGAACGACACCGAGAAGCTCACCGGAGTGACCCTCCAGGCCGCCCGCGGACTGGCCGCGGTGAAAGGCGAAGCCGTCGTCGGAAGGGAGATCACCAGCAAGATCCTCATGAAGAGGGTGAAGGTGACCGGCAACGTCATGAGCGACGACTACGGCCCCAGCATGATAGTCAAGACCGCCAGCCTGGAGAAAATAAACCTGCAGGCCGAAGCGAACAAACTCCTCGACGAAGTGGAGGCAGCGATATGAACGCCAGGGAGACCGCATGGAGGGTGTTCGCCACCGAGCTGAACTCCACCACCCTCGAGATCAAGGCAACTGAGGAGAAGCAGCCTTCCTACATCGTCACCCCGCTTGGTGCGAAGATCAACAGGGTGCTCATCGCCGGCGTCATGACCGAGAAGGAGAACATCGGGAGCGAAGAGGAACCCATGTGGAAGGCCAGGATACAGGACGTGTCCGGAAGCTTCTACATCAACGTCGGAAGATTCCAGCCGGAGGCCTCCGCGGCCATAGCAGATATCGAGATCCCAAGCTTCGTGGCTGCCGTCGGAAGGGTAAGGACATACACCACCGACGACCAGAGAGTCTTCGTGTCCGTCAGGCCGGAGCACATCGTCCCCATCGACGAATCCGTACGCAACGAATGGATCCTCGAGACCGCCAAATCCACTTGGAAGAGGCTCAAGGACACCAAGAAGGTTCTCGGAATGGGGGATGCCACCGAACAGGACCTGATCAAATCGGGAATGTCCCCTACCGAGGCATTCGGCATAACATATGCACTGGACAACTACGGCCAGATGCCCGATTCCACACTGTACCTCAAGACCATCCAGGCAGCCCTCAGGATGCTGCTCCCCGACAGGGATGTCGACCTCGGGTTCCCCGAGGACTACTCGGACGAGCCCGACGAGATAGAGATGCCCGAGAACGGCGAGAGCTCAGGCAACAACGCCGCACAGCTCGAGGACATGATCCTCAGGCTCCTGGAGGAGCTGGACACCGACGGCAAGGGTGCGCCCAGGGAGGAGCTCGAGAGAAGGGCCGAGGCCGAGGGCATCAGCAGCATCGAGCTCGAAGAGGTCTCCAACACCCTCATGGACAAGGGACTCGTCTACGAACCTAACCTGAGATACCTCAAACGCATTTGAACGTAGGGGGTCCATCCCCCTACATCGTTGTATTAACAAATAATATCTAATAAATATCAGGACTCCTGATTTTTTCAGAACATGAAGATAAGGCAGCATCAGCTGATAGACATCATCATCGCCAATATGCTCATAGCGGCGTGCGTCATATCTTTCCTCAAGAGCAGAATTGTTCTAGATGAACTCAGCACCATCTCCTCATACTTCATGTTGGCAACGATAATCTTCGGAGTCGCCGTCGCCTTATATGTCATCTATACCAAGGATCAGGTGTTCGACCCTCTCAATTCCAGCCTGGATGAGAATCCAGAATGCGAAGAGGATGACAAGATCAGACTTTCTTGATGGTCTCGAACGACTTGAAGTCGGGTGGCCTGATCAGAGCATATATCGAGGTCATACCGTCATAGAACGCCACCGGAATCGTCAGTATGAACATCGCTATCGATATGGATGCGGAATGCATGAACGTTGCACCGAACTGATAGTACCCAAAGAAACATACCATGTTCATCACCGCTATGAATTGGGTGAAATCGCTGAGACCCGGAGCCATGAACAGCAGGACCGGGAACAGGCACAGGCACAGTAGTCCTAGGATTCCGTTTATGTACATGTACATGTAGAACAGCCAAGTCCTGAGCGAGAGCTTCCTGACGACGCCTTTGTTGTTCATCAGGGACCAGAACCATCTGCGTCTCTGCTTGTAATAATCCCTGACGGATGTTGGGGGAGCGATATAGATGTGGCCGACAGGGATCTCCGCGAACGTGTACTTCTTGGAGATCGACAACCCCATTATGAGGTCCTCTGCACCGTATGTCCCGTAATCCCATCCGATCTCGTATTCGACATCGGCACGGACAACCAGACCCTCCCCGTGAACGAACTGCGGGCGGTTCTTATGGTTGCATCTCTTGCACCACGCCTCGCAGTTGGCGATCCTGATGATATCCGCAAGGGACGAGAACAGATGCCTTCCCCACGCGCGGAGCCTTATGCATCCCTGCGCCCCTTCGCTGATCAGATAGTATTTCACGAACTCCAGGTAGGGCTTGTCGATTATGCTGTCATCATCCAGGTGGCAGATGTATGTCTCCTTTCCAAAACCCATCTCGTGGAATGCCTCGATACCGTATTGCATGGCACGCATCTTGCACAGGGATCCGTTGGGGCATTTGTAATCCGAAGGGACGGTTACCATCCTGCAGCTGTATTCGAATGTATCCCTCTCCTCCTTGACTACGAAAATCTCGGAGATCACGTTGTAGCTCTTGACCCTCTTGATGATCTTCTCGACCACATCAGTAGCCATCCCGTTGGTGGTGATTGCGACGATGACGTTGTTTGAGACCTCCAGCTTCTCATGCCTATCGAACAGCTTCCTATCGGTCATCAGCATACTGTAATCGATAAGGAAGAGCTGATAGAAAGCAAAAGGAGTGTAGAAAAGGAGCATCAGAGTAAGGACTAACTGGGGCACGGTGGTGATACCAAGTATGTCCAAACCCATGATCATGATGATTAAGAATTGGCTTGGTTTAATAAAATTAATGTTAGAATCGTAGAATAAAGTAGGAACATAAGGTCAATCCTGACTCCACATCAGCCGTTGGCTAATGCGGAGCCCTACCCACACAAAGAGGGTACGGAGCACAGGATGGTTACCCATCCTGTACTTCGGGAGTTTATTCCGGAGGACCTTATCACCCCGGATCCGTGACACCAGGATATGCACCACGATGTCTACGGTGCCGCTAACAATGTGGTTCCACACACCAACGCCCTTGCGGGCACTGGTGCAACACACACTGCACCGAGTTCACGCGACAGTCTTGATTCCCGACAGGAACCAAGAACGCCGACGATTGCTCGCGGATCAAGCAACAGCACACTGCCACAGGGCACCAAAACACTTATGATGTGTTTACGTGCAACCGTATGGGCCGCCGAACCCCGAGGGGAACGACGAAACCGCGATGTGTATACGCGATACGCGACACAAGACCGTCCACCATACGGCGGGCACTCCCAAACCGCGACACACGATGATGATGACGCTGCACTCCTTTGCAGGAAACGCACACGCAACCGTTTCGCACACCACGCCACATACGACGCTGATCCAATACCGCGCACAAATCTCATCGGGCTCTGCCCCCGACCTTCCCCGTTTACCGGGGCTGCACTGTCACCGTGCTTGAGCCATATCCAACAACCCATCACCTTACGGTGCGGGCGCCAACATATTGCCACCGGGAATACGGCGCACGCATCGCCTGAGCGATACATGCGTCACCCGCTGTCATAGCCAGTGTTCTTCCGGGTTTTACCCCGGACGTCCCCAACCCATGGGGACACATCGTTCACGTGCTGATCTGTCGCATATGTCTGACCGTAAGCAGCCGCCTGACCCCAAAGGGATCGACTGCACTGCCACGGTGGTCCACCATGACACAGTGTCATGATGGCTGATGCCATATACGTACGCTATGCGCGGATTGCGGCTTCGCAACAACCAACCAGGACTCGAACCCGGTCTCCACCCATACGGGCGACGCGCTGTCATGCGCTTGGCGCTGCACCATGCAGAAACTTCAGCCTACCCGACGACTCAGCGTCGACAGCCGAGCAACCCTTTCCCTCCATATGGAGGTACTCGGTCCTCTTCGTTTCTCACCCGACCTTGACGGACGGTACATGGACCTAAGCGATTACTCGCTACACTTACTCATGGAGTTTGTGATGTATTAGGCAACAGTATACTATGCTTGATTTCTATAAATAACTTTTGATTGTTATATCCAATTGTTAGATTGCATAGATGGGTTGTAAGCAATTAAAATGGACACTTTTTCTAATGTCTGGCTAGAATTTTTTGTATCCGTTCGCTTTTATATACGATTAAAATAGGTTGGATGAATCCTATACAGTCTTTCCTTTAGAAAAAAAGACCCTTTCTTTATAATTGAATTGTAAAAATGCCCCCGAAGGGGCAATGAGTTTGAGAAGCTCAGACGAGCTTTGCTTCGAAGTCGTCAATGGACAACTGGAAGTCGTTGGGGTCCTTGAGGTCACCGCGCTTGGTGAGGAGCTCCCTGGCGAGGATCCAGTAGACACATGCGAGTGCGCGCCTTCCCTTGTTGTTGGTGGGGATGACGAGATCGACGTTCCTGGTCTCGTTGTTGGCATCGCAGAGTGCGACGATCGGGATTCCGAGGTTGAGTGCCTCGTTGAGTGCCTGCTTGTCGGCTGCGGGGTCGGTGACGACCAGGACCTCGGGCTCGATGAAAGCGGGGTTCAAGGGGTTGGTCAGTGTTCCGGGGACGAAACGGCCTGCGAATGCGGGTGCTCCGATTGCCTTGGAGAACTCCCTTGCGGGCTTCTGTCCGTACTGCCTTGCAGAGACGACGAGGATCCTCTTGGAGTCGAACCTTGCCAGGAAGGAAGCTGCGTCCCTAAGCCTGTCGTCGGTCTTCTTGACATCAAGGACGTACAGTCCGTCCTGCCTGACCTTGTAGATGAAATCCTTCATGTCTGCGGATTTCTGCTGTGTTCCGATGTGAACTCCAGATGTCAGGTAGATGTCCTCTTCCACCAGGAGATCGGTTCCCGGTGCTACATATGATTCCTCTTCGCTCATGATTATTACCTCTTATTCAGTTCCTGACGACAGAGATCGGAATGAGATCCTTGTCGAATTCCAGCATGGCGATATCGATCGGGTCAAGCATATCCTCCGGATAGTCCGTGAGTACGGGCGCTCCGTATGAGATCTGCAGTGCCCTCGCTCCGATGATCCTTGCTTTCTCGAATCTTGTGTACTTACTGTGTGCTTCCATATAAGTCACCATACAGGATAGAGCCGTGTAGATTAGTCTTGATTATAAAGGTTTGCAGGCCCCTTATTTTTACTGTTAGTACATATATCAAAAAACGCGCGCGCGAGGGCCGTCTTTCGATACTCATTCCGGGACCTTATCCGAGGCCTTGTCGTTCTTGAGATTCAGCCCTACGATGCCCCCCATCGTGATGGCGAGGAACAGGTATCCCAACACGTTGAGGCCGTTGGAGAAGACTACGACATCGGCTATTGCGGCACCCACGACACCGATGCCTACCCATACAGCATAGCTAGACCCCATCGCAAGACCGCGCTTGAGCCCTCCGTTGAGCAGGATGGTGCCCACAATGCTCAGCGAGAGACCTAGTACAGTGTACAGAATATCCGTCATGCCTTCGGCAAGGCCCATGAACGTAGTGTAGATGGCCTCGACGATGCCCCCTGCAATAACCCAAAGCCATGCTCTGTTCATCCTACCACCAGATCGAATCCAGCGACGCCTACTACGACCATCGCTATGTAGAGTATCGTGTACCTGTCGAGGGGATCCTTGTAGAATATCCATCCGACCAGTGTGGTCATGACCGTGCCTATGCTCACCCACACCGCATATGCTATACTGACCTGCAGGGTGCCCTCGGTCGCCATGGAGAGACAGGCCGGACCGATGAACATGAACGCCAGGACCACTGCGCCCCAGAGGAGGTTCTTCGATTTGTTGTACTTCTGGAGCGACACCATCCAAATAGGTTCCATCAATCCTGCAAGGATCACCCAAAGTATTCCGAGATCGGCCATTGCAGATGGGTGCAAATTGATGAGAGATAAAAACGGTTCGACACTACCATATTCATTGTTTCAATGGCTATACTTAGTAATTGTATACAAAAAAACCGCCTACTGTTTCCATGATCGCAGCTCAGAAGACAGACGCCGATGCAATAACAATATCTATCGAGTATTGATTCTTGTTACATCGTGATCGAATGACATCAACAGTATCTTTAGATGAGTCAGGAAATGTCGGCTCACAAGACAGATACTTTGTGATGTCTGCCCTGATTGTGAAGCGCACAAGCGATCTGAACAAACCTTTCAAACTTCTTGATGAAATAAGGAAGAGAAAAACCAAAAAGAAAGGTTCCTCGTTTGAAGTAAAATTCAGTCACTCTTATACAGATGAAAAAATGGAGATTTTAAATGCGCTATCAAGTAGTTCTGTTTCTATCGTCTTCATAGTCATTGATAAGAAAAAATCGAAGCTTTACAGCGATGTACGTAACTGTGACTTATACAGGGCTTCGATAAGAGAGATATTACCCCTAATCGATAAAACTGTATTAACAAAAGACGTTAATCTGAATTTTGACGAAAATCTCTGCATCAGTATGAAAAAACTGACAGAGATGGTTAAAGATAATCTATCGAATCATAATGTTAAATCTGTTAGAAAAGTCAATTCTTCATCAGACAAGGCTGTCCAGCTTGCAGATTTTGTATCAGGTTCGATTCGCGAAAAATATGAACACGGGAATGACGAATTCTTAGCCATCATCAAAGACAAAATATCCATTGCCCATGAGACATAATGGCCGCGCACTTGCAGCCGACTCATGGGTCTTACTTGGATGATAATCCAATGATTTTGTTATATTTAAACACAAGTTTGTCATGAAGAAAACAATTCATAATCTTAATAGTAACAATCAATTCAGCGAAGACATCGATTATACCGATTAACAAATGTCCCGTAAAGCCTAATTACGGACTAATCGTTGCAGACAGCATGACCGATGAGCTGACAGTCTGCGCTGCCGCATTCTTCCGCAGCATAGGGAAGGACGTTACAACCTCTGATGAGTTCGTGATGATATCCTCCCTGGAGCTCAAATGGATGTCACCGTCGGATGCCAAGCTCCTGCTGAGGACTCTTCTTGCCAAAGGGATATTGGAGAAGAAGGGCGATTACATCCGCGCATCCTCGGACCTGAGCGGCATCGACCTGCCTCTAGCCTACAAGCCTTCCAAGGATGTCAACGAGCTCATTCGCTCCAGCTCTGTCGAGACCTACGAATCGAAGAAGGAGACCGAACCGGACATGTTCCATATCCTGATGGATGTGGCGACCTCCAACGGCATCCAGACCAGAGATTTCGTCCCGGTCTGCACCAAGATCCAAAAGAAACTGGGCATCGATATCGCCGCCGCAGCGCTGATAGTTCTCAGGGACAACGGTGTGGACATCTCCCCATATATCGGCAAAGTATATGCCGGGATCAGCGGAGCTCATTCCTGATCAGGGCCATCGGAACGTTTAGGGCCGTATTCCTCTTTGAGTCTCTCCACTACCTCTGGATGCTCCTCGAAGTACTTCTGGGCCTTGATGCTTATCCTGATGTTGATTATCAGAATGGAGGAGAGCACGAGAGCGATTCCAAATATGTTGAAGATGTCCAAGACCTCATCGAATGCCACGACACCTATGATCGCCGCGGATACGACCTCGACCATAGAGACTATCGATATTACCGTTGGGGACAGATATCTTGCGCTCCACACCTCTATGAACATGGGGATGAGGGATGCGACGATACCAAGCCCCATGATGAGAGGTATGACATCCAGACTCGTTATCGTCTCGATCACAAGATCATGCTGGATGAAGGGAAGGGCTATCAGATCGCTCAGCATGGCGCTGAACAGCAGATACGTGGCAGGATGGTACCCTCTCTTGAAACTGAACGTTCCTCCCAGGACGTACACCGACAGTGCGAGTCCGGATATCATGGCCGCCACTATACCCATGGATTCTATCTTTCCGGTTGCGAACAGATTCCCGGTTATGAGCGTGCATCCAATGAAACCTACAAGGATCGCGACCAGCTTCTTGAGGTCGATCTTCTCCTTGAACAGGAGAAGGGATAGCACGATGATGTAGAACGGGAACATCATCTGAAGCACCGATGCCAGGGCCAGAGGGATGTAGTCTATGGAGAATATGTAGAACACATCGGCAAGGAGCTTGAACACTCCGAACGATACGAAGAACACAAGGTCCATGGGCTTGACCTTGAGGAGCTCCCTCTTAGCTATCAGGAGCACGATGAGGAGCACTACGGTGATAGTGAACAGCCTGAGGAACGTGATGTCGATGGACCTCATTCCAAGGTCGTAGAAATAACGGGAGAATAGACCTACGAACCCATACATCATCTCTCCCAGGATCAGGACGACCAATACGTTCGACTTGCCGAATTCCAACGGACCACCGGCTGTAATGATAGCATGGAATTATCATCCAACGGATTATAAAACTACTAACCTCCGTTGTGAAATGACAGATTACTCGAAGGATGTCTCCCGTAATGCCGATTTTCGGCATGGTCTGAATAGACCATGAATCAT encodes:
- a CDS encoding DUF3800 domain-containing protein, which produces MTSTVSLDESGNVGSQDRYFVMSALIVKRTSDLNKPFKLLDEIRKRKTKKKGSSFEVKFSHSYTDEKMEILNALSSSSVSIVFIVIDKKKSKLYSDVRNCDLYRASIREILPLIDKTVLTKDVNLNFDENLCISMKKLTEMVKDNLSNHNVKSVRKVNSSSDKAVQLADFVSGSIREKYEHGNDEFLAIIKDKISIAHET
- a CDS encoding single-stranded DNA-binding protein; its protein translation is MEMEELTPHIQELQRVLGDKIDEEQLIAELNKYLNEYHVNIDAAKRGIIRKYGGTDTATFVTGNSLVKKISELTGSEQNVDITAKVVFVDNKEITVKGLPKQIISGILADETGSVSFTVWEPGALVLAKGSVYHFRNCYCKTWNDKAQVNLGNRGKVEPADGVKIDLPERQITAAPTEIKIGKIKEGMGSVTVTGKIISVETREITAKGEQKTVYSGIIADDTGKIQFSAWSDFGLKEGESLCIQNAYIRSWKGIPQLNLGDRCEVSRVDEVTDIVDTSANMKTVDEITRIGGGLDITLEGLVVDVRQGSGIIRRCPQCNRSMLNGACTTHGIVEGVMDLRLKVVIDDGTGAIGAIINKNDTEKLTGVTLQAARGLAAVKGEAVVGREITSKILMKRVKVTGNVMSDDYGPSMIVKTASLEKINLQAEANKLLDEVEAAI
- a CDS encoding DNA-directed RNA polymerase subunit K encodes the protein MEAHSKYTRFEKARIIGARALQISYGAPVLTDYPEDMLDPIDIAMLEFDKDLIPISVVRN
- a CDS encoding 30S ribosomal protein S2, whose protein sequence is MSEEESYVAPGTDLLVEEDIYLTSGVHIGTQQKSADMKDFIYKVRQDGLYVLDVKKTDDRLRDAASFLARFDSKRILVVSARQYGQKPAREFSKAIGAPAFAGRFVPGTLTNPLNPAFIEPEVLVVTDPAADKQALNEALNLGIPIVALCDANNETRNVDLVIPTNNKGRRALACVYWILARELLTKRGDLKDPNDFQLSIDDFEAKLV
- a CDS encoding glycerol dehydrogenase, with the translated sequence MNARETAWRVFATELNSTTLEIKATEEKQPSYIVTPLGAKINRVLIAGVMTEKENIGSEEEPMWKARIQDVSGSFYINVGRFQPEASAAIADIEIPSFVAAVGRVRTYTTDDQRVFVSVRPEHIVPIDESVRNEWILETAKSTWKRLKDTKKVLGMGDATEQDLIKSGMSPTEAFGITYALDNYGQMPDSTLYLKTIQAALRMLLPDRDVDLGFPEDYSDEPDEIEMPENGESSGNNAAQLEDMILRLLEELDTDGKGAPREELERRAEAEGISSIELEEVSNTLMDKGLVYEPNLRYLKRI
- a CDS encoding DUF2240 family protein translates to MTDELTVCAAAFFRSIGKDVTTSDEFVMISSLELKWMSPSDAKLLLRTLLAKGILEKKGDYIRASSDLSGIDLPLAYKPSKDVNELIRSSSVETYESKKETEPDMFHILMDVATSNGIQTRDFVPVCTKIQKKLGIDIAAAALIVLRDNGVDISPYIGKVYAGISGAHS
- a CDS encoding QacE family quaternary ammonium compound efflux SMR transporter; translated protein: MADLGILWVILAGLMEPIWMVSLQKYNKSKNLLWGAVVLAFMFIGPACLSMATEGTLQVSIAYAVWVSIGTVMTTLVGWIFYKDPLDRYTILYIAMVVVGVAGFDLVVG